The Peribacillus sp. FSL E2-0218 genome contains a region encoding:
- a CDS encoding GNAT family N-acetyltransferase, with protein MEIRQLFIGESPPLHLLLLADPSKEMVEDYLGKGICFVAERDKQILGVYVLLQKGTDMMEIKNIAVDEKHHGKGIGRQLIGHAIGYAREQGYKLMEIGTGNSSIGQLALYQKCGFRIVGVDRDFFTKHYSEALYENGIQCRDMVRLSRNIM; from the coding sequence ATGGAGATAAGGCAGTTATTCATCGGTGAGTCCCCGCCGCTGCACCTGTTGCTTTTGGCAGATCCATCAAAGGAAATGGTAGAGGATTACTTGGGTAAAGGGATATGCTTTGTTGCAGAGCGAGACAAGCAAATCCTCGGCGTGTATGTTTTGCTGCAAAAAGGAACGGATATGATGGAGATAAAAAATATCGCAGTGGATGAAAAGCATCATGGAAAAGGAATTGGGAGACAATTGATTGGGCATGCCATTGGCTACGCAAGGGAGCAAGGGTATAAATTGATGGAAATCGGCACAGGGAATTCGAGTATTGGACAGCTTGCTTTATACCAAAAATGCGGATTTAGAATAGTTGGCGTCGATCGAGACTTTTTTACTAAACATTATTCCGAGGCGTTGTATGAAAATGGAATTCAGTGCCGTGATATGGTTCGCTTGTCACGAAACATTATGTGA
- the ytvI gene encoding sporulation integral membrane protein YtvI: protein MGIIFIIPYSWALILALLTAILLDGLVRMISETAKLHRLWAVLISFVLYVGSLLGITYFSFSVLIKKIMVYSEEFPELIRQMYLTAILPVIRQWEQYSQTLPPNLIQSVEQTMEKGVKALEGFTEGFVQDMVQFVTLIPGLFIDLLIYLIALFLISLELPKLRKKGVQYLKTSTFQKISLVYHDLSNAAIGFIKAQVLLSLITFIMAYGGLWLLNVKYAIPLALLIVVVDILPILGTGSVLVPWAAIVWAQGNHHLGIGLVILFLVITIVRRTIEPKIYSANMGLSPLASLISLYLGFKMLGFVGLFLGPSLLIVYDTLKKAGVIKSNFKL, encoded by the coding sequence TTGGGCATAATATTCATTATTCCTTATTCATGGGCTTTGATCTTGGCGTTACTCACTGCGATTCTTTTGGATGGATTGGTCCGGATGATTAGTGAAACGGCAAAGCTGCATCGATTATGGGCCGTCTTGATTTCATTCGTTTTATATGTAGGCAGTCTGCTTGGCATCACCTATTTTTCCTTCTCGGTTTTAATCAAAAAAATCATGGTCTATTCAGAGGAATTTCCTGAATTGATACGTCAAATGTATTTGACGGCGATATTGCCTGTCATAAGGCAATGGGAACAATATTCCCAAACGCTTCCGCCAAATCTCATCCAATCTGTGGAACAAACGATGGAAAAGGGCGTCAAGGCACTTGAGGGTTTCACGGAGGGCTTTGTTCAGGATATGGTCCAGTTCGTTACGCTAATTCCGGGTTTATTCATTGATTTGCTCATTTATTTAATCGCTTTATTCTTGATCAGTTTGGAATTGCCTAAGTTAAGGAAAAAGGGAGTCCAATACTTAAAGACTTCCACTTTTCAAAAAATATCGCTAGTTTATCATGATTTAAGCAATGCAGCAATTGGCTTCATCAAGGCACAGGTCCTTTTGAGTCTAATTACGTTCATCATGGCATATGGGGGGCTATGGTTGTTAAATGTGAAATATGCAATCCCTTTGGCTCTGTTAATTGTTGTCGTGGACATTCTCCCCATATTGGGTACGGGATCTGTTCTCGTTCCTTGGGCAGCCATCGTTTGGGCACAAGGAAATCATCATTTAGGGATTGGCCTGGTTATCCTGTTCCTGGTCATAACAATCGTAAGAAGGACGATCGAACCAAAAATCTATTCCGCAAATATGGGGTTGTCCCCATTGGCTTCATTGATAAGCCTTTATTTAGGTTTTAAAATGCTTGGCTTCGTCGGGCTTTTTCTTGGTCCTTCGCTGCTCATCGTTTATGATACGTTAAAGAAAGCAGGTGTCATCAAATCCAACTTTAAATTATGA
- a CDS encoding MarR family winged helix-turn-helix transcriptional regulator codes for MNPTQLFHQYLQVSRSLVSKMNEQITALEIYHNQWTILNYLKNCGYSTIPDICNYLDVDSVIITRSVNSMEQNNMIKQVPGKDEQEKRIELTPRGKEVHTKCLKIAEKIEGKALEGITEEEQELFFQTVLKILNNIRN; via the coding sequence ATGAACCCTACTCAATTATTTCATCAATATTTACAAGTTTCCCGATCATTAGTCAGCAAAATGAATGAGCAAATCACAGCCCTTGAAATTTATCATAATCAGTGGACAATCTTGAATTATTTAAAGAATTGTGGATATTCCACCATACCCGATATTTGCAATTACTTGGATGTAGATAGTGTCATCATCACCCGTTCGGTCAACAGCATGGAACAAAATAATATGATTAAGCAAGTTCCAGGAAAAGATGAACAGGAAAAAAGAATCGAACTGACTCCCCGGGGCAAGGAAGTACATACTAAATGCCTTAAAATTGCAGAAAAGATTGAAGGAAAAGCCTTGGAGGGGATCACGGAAGAAGAACAGGAGTTATTTTTTCAGACCGTCCTTAAAATTCTCAATAATATAAGAAATTGA
- a CDS encoding rhodanese-related sulfurtransferase, translating into METKPYRVLLYYLYVPIENHEEFAVEHLAACKALELKGRILVATEGINGTVSGTVEQTNQYMDMMKSDSRFADIVFKIDEADGHAFKKMHVRPRNELVTLRLEDDINPNRTTGRYLSPKEFFEQMQAEDTIVLDARNDYEFDLGHFRGAIKPDITNFRELPDWVRENKQMFEGKKILTYCTGGIRCEKFSGWLVEEGFEDVGQLHGGIATYGKDPEVQGDLWDGQMYVFDERIAVPINQKEHVIVGRDIYSGEPCERYVNCANPECNKKILCSEENEHKHMRSCSHECRVHPRNRYIVEHGLSEEEVAERLQRIEDGLAAK; encoded by the coding sequence ATGGAAACAAAACCATATAGAGTATTACTTTATTATTTATATGTACCTATCGAGAATCACGAAGAATTCGCAGTCGAGCATCTTGCGGCCTGTAAAGCTCTTGAATTAAAAGGCAGGATCCTCGTGGCAACGGAAGGAATCAACGGGACTGTTTCAGGTACGGTTGAACAAACCAATCAATATATGGACATGATGAAAAGCGATTCCCGCTTTGCCGATATCGTGTTTAAAATCGATGAAGCCGATGGCCACGCATTCAAGAAAATGCATGTTCGTCCGCGTAATGAGCTTGTCACCCTCCGCTTGGAAGATGACATTAACCCGAACCGGACGACGGGCCGCTACTTGAGCCCAAAGGAATTTTTCGAGCAAATGCAAGCTGAAGATACGATTGTCCTTGATGCCAGAAATGACTATGAGTTTGATTTAGGCCATTTCAGGGGGGCTATCAAGCCCGATATCACGAATTTCCGTGAACTTCCGGATTGGGTCCGCGAAAATAAACAAATGTTTGAAGGCAAAAAAATCCTGACGTATTGTACAGGCGGCATCCGTTGTGAAAAATTCTCCGGCTGGCTTGTCGAAGAAGGCTTTGAGGATGTCGGTCAGCTGCATGGCGGAATCGCGACATACGGAAAGGACCCTGAAGTCCAAGGTGACCTTTGGGATGGTCAAATGTACGTATTCGATGAAAGAATCGCCGTTCCCATCAATCAAAAAGAACATGTCATCGTCGGACGTGATATTTATTCAGGTGAACCGTGTGAGCGATATGTCAATTGTGCCAATCCTGAATGCAACAAGAAAATCCTTTGCAGTGAAGAAAACGAGCACAAACATATGCGCAGCTGTTCCCACGAATGCCGTGTGCACCCGCGTAACCGCTATATAGTCGAACATGGTCTTTCTGAAGAAGAAGTCGCTGAGAGATTGCAGCGGATCGAAGACGGCCTTGCTGCAAAATGA
- a CDS encoding YitT family protein, whose amino-acid sequence MKMMERIAAVLAGSMLVGVGINFFLIPYHLLDGGMIGIGLIFHYYIGLPTGLGVILSSIPLYIYAWYFEKKLFLNSLHGLLFSSLCIDIFSDAITGWHLPIYVSAVIGGALIGLGIGLMLRYGTSTGGTDMLAQILSRKSGLNVGLLIFFIDGCVLLFGLSVVGTSVFLYSFLTIIAVAMLTSVTVMRTA is encoded by the coding sequence ATGAAAATGATGGAAAGGATTGCGGCGGTTCTTGCCGGCAGCATGCTTGTAGGGGTGGGTATCAACTTCTTTCTGATACCCTATCATTTATTGGATGGAGGCATGATCGGGATTGGCCTGATTTTTCATTACTATATCGGACTTCCAACAGGGTTGGGGGTAATCCTCAGCAGTATTCCATTATATATATATGCTTGGTACTTTGAGAAAAAGCTATTTCTGAACAGCCTGCATGGGTTGTTATTTTCTTCTTTATGCATCGATATTTTTTCGGATGCCATCACCGGTTGGCATTTACCGATTTATGTTAGTGCTGTAATCGGGGGAGCGTTGATCGGGCTCGGAATTGGCTTGATGCTTCGGTATGGAACCTCTACAGGCGGAACGGATATGCTGGCACAGATCCTTTCGAGGAAGAGCGGACTGAATGTTGGTTTGCTGATTTTCTTCATTGATGGATGTGTTCTGCTTTTCGGGTTGAGTGTTGTAGGGACTTCCGTCTTTTTATATTCATTTTTAACGATCATTGCAGTAGCCATGCTGACTTCAGTCACCGTGATGCGAACGGCTTGA
- a CDS encoding hemolysin family protein, translating into MDILNLVIIAILIALTAFFVATEFAIVKVRSTRVDQLIEEGNPNALSARKVISNLDEYLSTCQLGITVTALGLGFLGEPTVENILRPLLNQLNLQSASHVLSVAIAFSSITFIHVVVGELAPKTLAIQKAEQVTLLVSKPLIGFNKIMYPFIWVLNGSARALTKMLGLKAVSEHDLAHTEEELRIIVSESYKSGEINQSEFKYVNKIFEFDDRIAKEIMVPRTEIATISKDDTIEQFFTVMAEDNFTRYPVIDGDKDHVIGMVNIKELFTEMIDKSNHAAASINRYVRPIIRVIDSIPIHDLLLKMQKERIHMAILMDEYGGTSGLVTVEDILEEIVGDIRDEFDLDEVPDVRKLKEDHYIIDAKVLVSEVNDLLGLDINDEDIDTMGGWILTENYEAKQGDVLTFGPYNFRIKEMEDHHIRYIEIYKPAKIVSEVKEFPMISQTEIVS; encoded by the coding sequence TTGGACATATTAAACTTGGTAATTATTGCCATTTTAATTGCTTTAACAGCATTTTTTGTTGCTACGGAGTTTGCGATCGTTAAAGTGAGAAGCACGAGGGTCGATCAATTAATTGAAGAAGGAAATCCGAATGCTCTTTCAGCAAGGAAGGTCATATCCAACCTGGATGAATACCTTTCGACTTGCCAGCTCGGCATTACCGTAACGGCCTTAGGGCTCGGGTTCCTTGGAGAACCGACGGTTGAAAACATTTTGCGACCACTTTTGAATCAATTAAACCTTCAATCTGCTTCACATGTACTCTCAGTTGCGATTGCCTTTTCTTCCATAACGTTCATACATGTAGTCGTTGGGGAACTGGCACCGAAAACATTGGCGATTCAAAAAGCGGAGCAGGTCACGTTATTGGTTTCCAAACCTTTAATAGGCTTTAACAAAATCATGTACCCTTTCATCTGGGTACTGAATGGTTCTGCAAGGGCTCTGACCAAAATGCTAGGATTAAAAGCGGTTTCTGAACATGATTTGGCTCATACAGAAGAAGAGCTGCGTATCATTGTTTCCGAAAGCTATAAAAGTGGCGAAATTAACCAATCTGAGTTTAAATACGTGAATAAGATCTTTGAATTCGATGATCGGATTGCAAAAGAAATCATGGTTCCACGTACTGAAATTGCAACGATATCCAAGGATGATACGATCGAACAGTTTTTCACGGTCATGGCGGAAGACAACTTCACCCGTTATCCTGTCATCGATGGCGATAAAGATCACGTCATCGGAATGGTCAATATCAAGGAACTATTCACTGAAATGATAGACAAGAGCAATCATGCGGCTGCATCGATCAACAGATATGTTCGTCCGATCATCCGCGTCATCGATAGCATCCCGATTCACGATTTACTTTTAAAAATGCAAAAGGAACGTATCCACATGGCTATCCTCATGGATGAATACGGCGGTACATCAGGTTTGGTAACCGTTGAAGATATCCTCGAAGAAATCGTTGGCGATATCCGTGATGAATTCGACCTGGATGAAGTGCCCGACGTACGCAAATTAAAAGAAGATCATTATATTATCGATGCGAAGGTATTGGTCAGCGAAGTGAATGATTTACTTGGTTTGGATATAAATGATGAAGACATCGATACGATGGGCGGCTGGATCCTTACCGAGAATTACGAGGCAAAGCAAGGTGATGTCTTAACTTTTGGACCTTATAATTTTAGGATAAAAGAAATGGAAGATCACCATATTCGTTATATTGAAATATATAAACCAGCAAAAATAGTTAGCGAAGTAAAAGAATTTCCGATGATTTCGCAAACCGAAATCGTTTCATGA
- a CDS encoding nitronate monooxygenase has translation MFKDLLRYPIIQAPMAGGASTPKLAAAVSNAGGLGFLAGGYKTAKEMKDEIEQTRRLTEFPFGVNVFVPGNEAIDETAVAAYRSRIENAARSVGATVGYGAGDDDDWVNKLAVLKEIKVDFISFTFGCPESRVLRNLQGTGALIAVTVTNLQEAKKAADAGADVLCVQGMEAGGHRASFENRTEDDYGLLVLIRMIENELNLPLIAAGGLMHGKDIAAVLAAGAMAAQLGTAFLRCPESGASPVHKAALNDPRFNRTAVTRAFSGRRARGLVNHFMEVNDHAAPAAYPFVHHMTKQMRKVAGQKGNPELMALWAGQGYKLSREIPAAELVELLMEELKWGGVDGDGDKAVIHR, from the coding sequence ATGTTCAAAGATTTATTGAGATATCCCATCATTCAAGCGCCTATGGCAGGAGGGGCATCGACTCCAAAGCTTGCAGCTGCTGTATCCAATGCGGGAGGGCTGGGATTTTTAGCAGGTGGTTATAAGACTGCAAAAGAGATGAAAGATGAGATAGAGCAAACCCGTCGTTTGACGGAGTTTCCTTTTGGCGTGAATGTTTTTGTACCGGGAAACGAAGCAATTGATGAAACAGCAGTGGCCGCCTACCGTTCAAGAATCGAAAATGCTGCCAGAAGTGTGGGCGCCACCGTCGGCTACGGAGCCGGTGATGATGATGATTGGGTAAATAAATTGGCTGTATTGAAAGAAATCAAGGTCGATTTCATCAGTTTTACCTTTGGGTGTCCTGAATCCCGTGTATTAAGGAACCTTCAAGGCACTGGTGCCCTCATTGCCGTGACCGTAACCAACCTTCAGGAAGCAAAAAAAGCGGCAGATGCCGGTGCCGACGTTTTATGTGTGCAAGGGATGGAGGCAGGGGGGCATCGAGCCAGCTTTGAAAACAGGACAGAAGACGATTATGGCCTGTTGGTATTAATAAGGATGATTGAAAATGAACTGAACTTGCCGCTCATTGCTGCGGGAGGATTGATGCATGGGAAGGATATCGCTGCGGTGCTCGCTGCGGGAGCAATGGCGGCACAATTGGGGACGGCATTCCTTCGCTGCCCAGAAAGCGGGGCAAGTCCAGTCCATAAGGCAGCACTCAATGATCCGCGATTTAACCGAACTGCAGTTACCCGGGCTTTTAGCGGCAGGAGGGCACGCGGGTTGGTGAACCACTTTATGGAGGTGAATGATCACGCTGCACCAGCCGCCTATCCATTTGTCCATCACATGACCAAGCAAATGAGGAAAGTGGCAGGGCAGAAAGGCAATCCTGAATTGATGGCTTTATGGGCAGGACAAGGGTATAAGCTTAGCAGGGAAATTCCTGCCGCTGAATTGGTCGAGCTTCTAATGGAAGAGCTAAAATGGGGAGGAGTGGATGGAGATGGAGATAAGGCAGTTATTCATCGGTGA